The Neofelis nebulosa isolate mNeoNeb1 chromosome 16, mNeoNeb1.pri, whole genome shotgun sequence genome includes a window with the following:
- the LOC131496981 gene encoding LOW QUALITY PROTEIN: uncharacterized protein LOC131496981 (The sequence of the model RefSeq protein was modified relative to this genomic sequence to represent the inferred CDS: inserted 2 bases in 1 codon): MGLSPENCGDFPWSQPPNTTHRKNLDWAVVMSILREFLLGARQGTGFKCGRDKSLTFSGLPRYAWTFWNGSASAARRLVRVKETEKKKGVHVVPSVRDWRLRVRVSGGATKVSLNSSAVVCVICLEKPKYRCPACRVPYCSVGCFRKHKEQYNSKTLIEKKRSAVTAKTIKPAEDKDDDDSIDDFLNSDEEEDXVSLQNLKNLGESAALRSLLFRGAWVVQSVKWNRKCPGAVMNHTSESDL, encoded by the exons ATGGGGTTGAGCCCTGAAAATTGTGGAGACTTTCCATGGTCTCAGCCTCCAAACACAACTCACAGGAAAAATCTGGATTGGGCAGTGGTGATGTCCATACTCAGAGAATTTCTACTGGGTGCCAGACAGGGCACAGGATTCAAGTGTGGCCGGGACAAATCACTGACCTTCTCTGGCCTTCCCAGGTATGCATGGACCTTCTGGAATGGCTCTG CAAGTGCTGCTCGCCGATTGGTCCGggttaaggaaacagaaaaaaaaaagggcgtGCACGTGGTACCCTCCGTCAGAGACTGGCGCTTGCGGGTCAGAGTGAGCGGGGGAGCGACCAAGGTGTCGCTGAATAGTAGCGCTGTCGTCTGCGTGATTTGCTTGGAGAAACCCAAATACCGCTGCCCCGCCTGCCGTGTGCCCTA CTGCTCCGTGGGATGCTTCCGGAAGCACAAAG AGCAGTACAACTCTAAAACTcttattgagaaaaaaagatcAGCTGTTACTGCAAAAACTATAAAGCCTGCAGAAGACAAAG ATGATGATGACTCTATAGATGATTTTCTCAATAGTGATGAGGAAGAGGA AGTTTCTTTGCAGAATTTAAAGAATTTAG gGGAGTCTGCAGCATTAAGAAGCCTactgttcaggggtgcctgggtggttcagtcggttaagt GGAATCGCAAGTGCCCCGGTGCAGTGATGAACCACACCAGTGAGTCGGATCTATGA